ATGTCAAGAGGTTTTCTAGAAATTCCCCGCCTTTTCCCTTGAGTTGAAAGGGCTTGGGAGGACCTTGAGACGACCCCACGGTGTTTTATTTTCGATTGAACTTGAAACAATTCCTCCCCCTGACGTAACCTCCCAGCCCGGCCCTACATCCCAAAGAGAGTTTATCTTACGGCTCTTTACAGAAGGGGGCTGCATGGATACAAATTTCAAATCCCGTTTGTGGAGCCTCCCCTACGCCCCCTCTCTGGAGCCAGGACCTCTATGTAATGGCCGGGGGGGAAGATTGTAAACCTCTTCAGGAAAATGGTCGACGATGTGGTCTACGATGTCCTTAACCGAAACGATGCCCACCGGTTCGTGCTCATCGTTGACCAGAGGAATGTGCCGATAGCCACCAATATGCATGAAGTGGAGGGCGAAAGCCACAGTATCGTCGGGCCGGAGGCACTCGGGATCGGAGGTCATAATATCCTCGAGGTGGACGGCCGTCGGGTCTAGCCCGATGACCAGCACCTTCTGGATGATGTCCCGCTCCGAACAAATTCCGGCGACCTTCCCGTCTCGGACCACCAGAATGCACCCTACATGGTGTTGGCCCATGCGGGCGGCCGCATCAGCGACAAGCTCCGTCGGCTCAGCGGCTAGGGGCTCTGGAGTGCGGAGCTTGAGGTTCCTGAGGGGCTCGAGCAGAGTATCAGACCCTAAGGGCTTATGTCCTTTTGGGACCTCCCTGTATTGCCGAAACTCTTCTTCCATCTCGATGTGGTCTGGGTCAATCATGGCCTTTATCTAGG
This is a stretch of genomic DNA from Nitrospinota bacterium. It encodes these proteins:
- a CDS encoding CBS domain-containing protein codes for the protein MIDPDHIEMEEEFRQYREVPKGHKPLGSDTLLEPLRNLKLRTPEPLAAEPTELVADAAARMGQHHVGCILVVRDGKVAGICSERDIIQKVLVIGLDPTAVHLEDIMTSDPECLRPDDTVAFALHFMHIGGYRHIPLVNDEHEPVGIVSVKDIVDHIVDHFPEEVYNLPPRPLHRGPGSREGA